Proteins from a single region of Ischnura elegans chromosome 2, ioIscEleg1.1, whole genome shotgun sequence:
- the LOC124153984 gene encoding uncharacterized protein LOC124153984, with protein sequence MENDELLIDLVKNYPVLYDRSRKEFRDTSLKDRVWASIGEVLKASGQDCSSRWGTLRDRFVRELKADSSGLPSGSGAMPRRGWPLKEAMMWLQPFIRARKTFGNCRDPINSPLLTLSDSPELPPSPKPSLPLSSPTSFELTESSSPSSASLTIPVSAPSPDTISIGSPSPEHTPQSFSPSPDTFSLRKRKQGADLETALVSSLSGFSKYLSEKKAKKDEEDENDLFCRSLLSNLRRLSSKQQNQAKRKLLEVMYSFEDQ encoded by the exons atggAGAATGACGAGTTACTAATTGATCTGGTAAAAAACTACCCGGTGTTGTATGACCGGAGCAGAAAGGAATTCCGGGACACTTCCCTGAAAGACAGGGTGTGGGCTTCCATAGGTGAAGTCTTGAAAGCAAGTG GTCAGGATTGCTCTTCACGTTGGGGGACCCTTCGTGATCGCTTTGTCCGCGAGTTAAAGGCGGATTCTAGTGGATTACCCTCTGGCTCTGGTGCAATGCCAAGAAGGGGATGGCCACTTAAGGAGGCAATGATGTGGTTGCAGCCATTTATCAGGGCTCGGAA GACCTTTGGCAACTGCAGGGACCCTATTAACTCCCCTCTGCTCACTCTTTCTGATTCCCCAGAACTACCACCTTCTCCTAAACCCTCTTTACCTCTTTCTTCACCCACTTCATTCGAGCTTACAGAATCTTCTAGTCCCTCATCTGCTTCCTTAACCATCCCTGTCTCCGCACCATCACCTGATACTATTTCAATTGGCTCCCCTTCCCCTGAACATACACCTCAgtctttttctccctcccccgATACCTTTAGTTTGAGGAAAAGGAAGCAGGGAGCTGACCTGGAGACTGCACTTGTCAGCAGCCTCTCAGGATTTTCTAAGTACCTCTCCGAGAAGAAGGCGAAAAAGGATGAGGAAGACGAGAATGACTTGTTTTGCCGTAGCCTTTTGAGCAATTTAAGAAGGCTTTCGAGCAAGCAGCAGAATCAGGCTAAAAGAAAACTTCTGGAAGTTATGTATTCATTTGAAGACCAATAA